The Desulfuromonas acetexigens genome includes a region encoding these proteins:
- the coaE gene encoding dephospho-CoA kinase (Dephospho-CoA kinase (CoaE) performs the final step in coenzyme A biosynthesis.) — protein MILGITGGIATGKSSVAKIFRELGATVLSADELAREVVAPGSPLLARLAERFGATVLREDGGLDRPALAAIIFADPQARRDLDGLMHPAIATLAETRLRELAARSPLVVYEAPLLFEAGAEGRVDAVLVVTADDETQLRRLMARDGVDEGAARARIAAQMPLAEKVRRSDYVIDNSQGPEAAEQAVRELFTRLREAR, from the coding sequence ATGATTCTCGGTATAACCGGCGGCATCGCCACGGGCAAGAGCAGCGTGGCGAAAATCTTTCGTGAACTTGGGGCGACTGTTCTCAGTGCCGACGAGTTGGCGCGCGAGGTGGTGGCGCCCGGCTCGCCGCTGCTGGCGCGCCTGGCCGAGCGCTTCGGCGCGACAGTGCTGCGCGAGGACGGCGGGCTCGACCGCCCGGCGCTGGCCGCCATCATCTTCGCCGATCCCCAGGCGCGGCGGGATCTTGACGGCCTCATGCATCCGGCCATCGCCACCCTGGCCGAAACCCGGTTGCGGGAACTGGCCGCCCGCTCCCCCCTGGTGGTTTATGAAGCGCCGCTCCTCTTCGAGGCCGGGGCCGAGGGACGGGTCGACGCCGTGCTCGTCGTCACCGCCGATGACGAGACCCAACTGCGCCGCCTTATGGCCCGGGACGGCGTCGACGAAGGGGCGGCCCGGGCCCGTATCGCCGCCCAGATGCCCCTGGCGGAAAAGGTCCGCCGCAGTGACTACGTTATCGATAATTCCCAGGGACCGGAAGCGGCCGAGCAAGCAGTTCGGGAACTCTTCACGCGCCTGCGGGAAGCCCGCTGA
- a CDS encoding isochorismatase family protein gives MTERRERLWLNREGTVLVVVDVQERLAPAMPPEVLERVVKGIRTLIDAAALLKLPVITTEQYPAGIGQTIAALAPGEQGELVEKTSFSCCGEPAFLAALARHDARRVLLVGMEAHVCVFQTLLDLRAHHYDVHLVRDAICSRRKSDYRAALHLADAAGATLTTVEIALFQLLRHSRAPEFKAVSALIKQR, from the coding sequence ATGACCGAGAGACGTGAACGACTCTGGCTGAACCGGGAAGGCACGGTCCTTGTGGTAGTCGACGTGCAGGAACGACTGGCGCCGGCCATGCCGCCGGAGGTGCTGGAGCGGGTGGTGAAAGGGATTAGAACCCTCATCGACGCGGCGGCCCTCCTCAAGTTGCCGGTCATCACCACCGAGCAGTATCCGGCGGGAATCGGCCAGACCATCGCCGCCCTGGCCCCCGGCGAACAGGGAGAACTGGTGGAGAAAACGAGCTTCAGCTGCTGCGGCGAACCGGCCTTCCTCGCCGCCCTCGCCCGTCACGACGCTCGACGGGTGCTGCTGGTTGGGATGGAAGCCCACGTCTGCGTTTTTCAGACCCTCCTCGACCTCCGTGCCCATCATTACGACGTGCACCTGGTGCGGGACGCCATCTGTTCCCGCCGCAAATCCGACTACCGGGCGGCCCTGCATCTCGCCGACGCCGCCGGAGCGACCCTGACCACGGTGGAGATCGCCCTCTTCCAGCTCTTGCGCCACAGCCGCGCGCCGGAATTCAAGGCGGTCTCGGCCCTCATCAAGCAGCGTTGA
- a CDS encoding HEAT repeat domain-containing protein, whose amino-acid sequence MAGPTLTTEYLESALRALDVLLKATRFYPPGHPALKTAVEQALLRFAPLLMGRESILFSVHKEGFRVDDTPVSSDRLVLKSFAVQLFARHVRSLMILADLSARDLHAFARTLAKEPVEIQEAGGAQGLLQAAGVSTIWINEIDLSSVLSRKEEIESHRPEETIGGGDETSPEAGMQEGAPVAAAPALPETRDLEALLRDLERTESDQHFAVLAQELQPALLAHLHDEGAHLVIRALQLMRRYGEDPKLSSSRRRTAQETLDTLGREDVFDFLIHCLCHNPDVRESRERLLSLIASFPGKIEAPLMRHLAGEGDAQARKVLGTALIRLGATAAPVLTDYLSDARWFVVRNVMVILGEIRDQQTTAQIVPLLNHEDIRVRRETLRALTKIGGRGAESNLIRILENDDAEMRRQAILSLGALKSALALPALTELASRKENKGVSQEERKEAIVALGQIGAAEALPCLGGILKRRRFWFGDSDEELREAAAAALGKICDERSLTLLRAAVDDRSPAVARAARLALNRLEKALNHAT is encoded by the coding sequence GTGGCCGGACCGACCCTGACAACGGAATATCTCGAATCGGCCCTGCGCGCCCTCGATGTCCTGCTCAAGGCGACGCGCTTCTACCCGCCCGGCCATCCGGCGCTGAAGACCGCCGTCGAACAGGCTCTGCTGCGTTTCGCCCCCCTGCTCATGGGGCGCGAATCCATCCTCTTTTCGGTACATAAAGAAGGCTTTCGCGTCGACGACACACCGGTTTCCAGCGACCGCCTGGTTCTGAAAAGCTTCGCCGTCCAGCTTTTTGCCCGCCATGTCCGCAGCCTGATGATTCTGGCCGACCTGTCGGCCCGCGACCTGCACGCCTTCGCCCGTACCCTGGCCAAAGAACCGGTGGAAATCCAGGAAGCGGGGGGAGCGCAGGGGCTGCTGCAAGCCGCCGGCGTTTCCACCATCTGGATCAACGAAATCGATCTTTCCTCGGTACTGAGTCGCAAAGAGGAGATCGAAAGCCACCGCCCCGAGGAAACCATTGGCGGCGGGGACGAGACGAGCCCCGAAGCGGGAATGCAGGAAGGAGCCCCGGTTGCGGCCGCCCCCGCGTTGCCGGAGACCCGCGATCTGGAGGCGCTGCTGCGCGATCTGGAGCGGACCGAGTCGGACCAGCACTTCGCCGTTCTTGCGCAGGAACTTCAGCCAGCGCTCCTCGCTCACCTGCATGACGAGGGTGCCCATCTGGTCATTCGCGCCCTGCAACTGATGCGCCGCTATGGGGAAGATCCCAAACTATCCTCCAGCCGGCGACGCACCGCCCAGGAGACCTTGGATACCCTCGGCCGCGAGGATGTCTTTGACTTCCTTATCCATTGCCTGTGCCACAACCCGGATGTTCGCGAATCCCGGGAGCGCCTGCTGTCGCTCATCGCCAGCTTCCCCGGCAAGATCGAAGCACCCCTGATGCGCCATCTGGCCGGCGAAGGGGACGCCCAGGCACGCAAGGTGCTGGGTACGGCCCTGATTCGCCTCGGCGCCACCGCCGCCCCGGTCCTGACCGACTACCTCAGTGATGCGCGCTGGTTCGTGGTGCGCAATGTGATGGTCATCCTCGGTGAAATCCGCGATCAGCAAACGACGGCGCAGATCGTCCCACTCTTGAACCACGAAGACATTCGCGTGCGGCGGGAAACCCTGCGCGCCCTGACCAAGATCGGCGGCCGCGGCGCCGAAAGCAATCTGATCCGCATCCTTGAAAATGACGATGCGGAAATGCGTCGCCAGGCCATCCTCTCCCTGGGTGCGCTCAAATCGGCCCTGGCCCTGCCGGCCCTGACGGAGTTGGCGAGCCGCAAGGAGAACAAAGGAGTCTCGCAGGAAGAGCGTAAGGAAGCGATCGTTGCCTTGGGTCAGATCGGCGCGGCCGAGGCGCTCCCCTGCCTGGGCGGTATCCTCAAACGACGCCGCTTCTGGTTTGGCGACAGCGATGAGGAACTGCGTGAAGCCGCCGCCGCGGCCCTCGGCAAAATTTGCGATGAGCGCAGCCTGACCCTGCTGCGCGCCGCCGTCGATGACCGTTCCCCGGCGGTGGCACGGGCCGCGCGCCTTGCTCTCAACCGATTGGAGAAAGCCCTGAACCATGCAACTTGA
- a CDS encoding HD-GYP domain-containing protein, translated as MQLDQLKKIIYGMSGVHKGLRLYPAAHPAIQQQAQNLAKDFLAAFQKKPRIRLGILEDTLFFEKHMFVLSEPAIEEVRTLIAERGLEGLEFEVGLSAQEIQRFFQILHESEVGGEALAQLLTDQGITHIQPVVLETQEADERAEPPRKIYQRALTVVSHIFNDVRMGRIPSTAEAIEVVGSMVRSTLSEPHALLALSLLKDYDNYTFTHSVNVSVIALAVGHACGLSEEKMRTLGLGALLHDIGKLIINKDIINKPGRLTEAEYEEIKKHPASGSVIAGQMEGISEEVVDIILGHHLNYDRSGYPADARGRKISQLADMATIADTYDAMTTLRSYQRPVTPRMAVKNLMDLSGTTLHPILLQKLVDYLGPYPVGSLVRLDSNELAVVTKVGDRQGGNSVDLKIITTSEGKKLPQPTLATLSGADLARIIAEVDPVGRNIEVTEYFD; from the coding sequence ATGCAACTTGACCAGCTGAAAAAAATCATTTACGGCATGAGTGGTGTTCACAAGGGGCTGCGTCTCTACCCGGCGGCCCATCCGGCCATCCAGCAGCAGGCGCAAAATCTGGCCAAGGATTTCCTCGCGGCCTTCCAGAAGAAACCCCGGATCAGGCTGGGCATCCTGGAAGATACGCTCTTTTTCGAAAAACACATGTTTGTGCTCAGCGAACCGGCGATAGAAGAGGTCCGCACCCTGATCGCAGAACGGGGACTGGAAGGGCTCGAATTCGAAGTGGGGCTGAGCGCCCAGGAAATCCAGCGCTTTTTCCAGATCCTGCACGAATCGGAGGTCGGCGGCGAGGCCTTGGCCCAACTTCTCACCGACCAGGGCATCACCCACATCCAACCGGTGGTGCTGGAAACCCAGGAAGCCGACGAACGGGCGGAACCGCCCCGAAAAATCTACCAGCGCGCCCTGACCGTAGTCAGTCATATCTTCAACGACGTGCGTATGGGGCGCATCCCCTCGACCGCTGAAGCGATCGAAGTGGTCGGGAGCATGGTCCGCTCGACCCTCTCCGAACCCCACGCCCTGCTCGCCCTCTCCCTGCTCAAGGACTACGACAACTACACCTTCACCCACTCGGTAAATGTCTCGGTCATCGCCCTGGCCGTCGGTCACGCCTGCGGACTGTCCGAAGAAAAGATGCGCACCCTGGGGCTCGGCGCCCTGCTCCACGATATCGGCAAGCTGATCATCAACAAGGACATCATCAACAAGCCGGGGCGCTTGACCGAAGCGGAATACGAAGAGATCAAGAAGCATCCGGCTTCCGGCTCGGTGATCGCCGGGCAGATGGAAGGGATCAGCGAAGAGGTGGTCGACATCATCCTCGGACATCATCTCAATTACGATCGCAGCGGCTATCCCGCTGACGCCCGAGGCCGAAAGATTTCTCAGCTGGCCGATATGGCGACCATCGCCGACACCTACGACGCCATGACCACCCTGCGTTCCTACCAGCGCCCGGTGACGCCGCGCATGGCCGTCAAAAATCTGATGGACCTCTCCGGCACCACCCTGCATCCGATACTGCTGCAAAAACTCGTCGATTATCTCGGCCCCTACCCCGTTGGCAGCCTGGTGCGTCTCGACAGCAACGAACTGGCGGTGGTGACCAAGGTCGGAGATCGGCAGGGGGGAAACTCCGTCGATCTGAAGATCATCACCACCAGCGAGGGCAAGAAACTCCCCCAACCGACCCTCGCCACCCTGTCGGGCGCCGATCTCGCGCGCATCATCGCCGAGGTCGATCCCGTCGGGCGGAACATCGAAGTTACCGAATATTTCGACTGA
- a CDS encoding HEAT repeat domain-containing protein, which produces MLEDRKQALRERLKDPDEGVRQAAASALDALESALDLTEILDLLKRGSRGQRVKALLALERINSVEVFPPLLAALSFPDEDIRSTAVQVLGRKKNPKVMGNLVQCLGDTHPAVRVHAAEALGHFSDPRLVPHLTALLDEQDIELIKAAIRSLGAIGCKNAEETLIARLGHENAGVRREATRALGQLEL; this is translated from the coding sequence ATGTTGGAAGATCGCAAACAGGCGCTGCGGGAAAGACTCAAGGATCCGGATGAAGGGGTGCGCCAGGCGGCGGCTTCGGCCCTTGATGCGCTGGAGTCGGCCCTCGACCTGACCGAGATTCTCGATCTGCTCAAGCGGGGAAGCCGGGGGCAGCGGGTCAAGGCCCTTTTGGCCCTGGAGCGGATCAATTCCGTCGAGGTCTTTCCGCCGCTGCTGGCGGCGCTGAGCTTTCCTGACGAAGATATTCGCTCCACCGCCGTTCAGGTGCTGGGGCGTAAGAAAAATCCCAAGGTCATGGGCAATCTGGTGCAATGTCTGGGGGATACCCATCCGGCGGTGCGGGTCCACGCCGCCGAAGCCCTCGGCCACTTCTCCGACCCACGCCTCGTCCCCCATCTGACCGCGCTCCTTGACGAACAGGATATTGAACTGATCAAGGCGGCGATCCGTTCCCTTGGGGCGATCGGCTGCAAAAATGCCGAGGAGACTCTCATCGCCCGGCTGGGGCATGAAAACGCCGGGGTTCGCCGGGAGGCGACAAGGGCCTTGGGGCAGCTGGAGCTTTAA